In Chaetodon trifascialis isolate fChaTrf1 chromosome 4, fChaTrf1.hap1, whole genome shotgun sequence, one DNA window encodes the following:
- the LOC139330108 gene encoding coiled-coil domain-containing protein 17-like encodes MEGELICGDCNMMFRSTGLLEKHKALFCTRSDAGHLQVQRHSSELLTGDKPGCVDPKQTRTPDLVELRGQRRNMTRWRSADVKPKSARAEDIPAASQTGSAALQDLTDEFHKLRMSVEENLTSWSKRTTDTEACGRQLGHSERLKEMREMATLHERQLALIHAHNQQLEQQRDELAQQVSVLSEQSNTTHLESLLMELREQEERNEETLQQLVEHLHIVHFLFSVREASVPADQPDPHENKKMHHDSYELISCADGPLSTQIKALRQAYMQSGGSDPAIVARMTDLQAEAQSREKNQAAAAGKKVKPPPQRGLSRELLAVEQENQRLEEEILSLQLARGRHHSYEAAVSAELELIQREHLLQISSLLAEMERSKEAPRLRRQPPPPPPPPPPPLLPLQAKTHIHALLSPLHTRSVSSPLGRCVLDSLGPAPYDPVAGFVIFYDLVLGADASLGALRLVAALYSEGQEVGPPTPLPPVRCLLGESPPYTHSLTPRNYALLSVKQPVSRIQPSPSLSLVVEVQAATDLDAHGHEVFKLASCGWTRMDLFDQYNQLRSGHLRVPVRSLPVRPSLSLVQLNSVPQVGSMELCVRLVNGRDGDAQTLAKPDPTSNSHYKYPAMVSSHPVTVHGNAAQPVSAPRRQLSSLLPFTDHQEPPPTEEASQK; translated from the exons ATGGAGGGGGAATTGATCTGTGGAGACTGTAACATGATGTTTCGCTCCACTGGGCTGCTTGagaaacacaaagcactgtTCTGCACGAGGAGCGACGCAGGACACCTTCAGGTGCAGAGACACAGCTCTGAGCTTCTCACAGGAGACAAACCTGGATGTGTTGACCCTAAACAGACTAGAACACCTGACCTTGTCGAG ctaaGAGGTCAGCGCAGGAACATGACCAGGTGGAGGAGTGCTGATGTCAAACCGAAGTCAGCAAGAGCGGAGGACATACCAGCAGCCAGTCAGACGGGGAGTGCTGCTCTGCAGGATCTCACAGACGag tttcacaaGTTAAGGATGTCCGTTGAAGAAAATCTGACAAGCTGGTCAAAAAGGACCACAGATACTGAG GCGTGTGGACGTCAGCTGGGTCACAGTGAGAGACTGAAGGAGATGAGGGAAATGGCGACGCTCCACGAGCGCCAGCTGGCACTGATACATGCTCACaaccagcagctggagcagcagagagacg agctggcCCAACAGGTAAGCGTTCTGTCTGAGCAAAGCAACACAACTCACCTGGAGAGTCTGCTGATGGAACTCAGAGAGCAAGAGGAGAGAAACGAGGAGACGCTGCAACAACTCGTTGAACATCTCCAcattgtaca tttccttttcagtgTGCGAGAGGCCTCAGTACCTGCTGATCAGCCAGATCCACACGAGAATAAAAAGATGCATCATGACAGCTACGAGCTCATTTCTTGTGCAGACGGCCCTCTCTCTACTCAGATAAA AGCCCTGCGGCAGGCATACATGCAGTCAGGTGGGTCTGATCCAGCTATTGTGGCACGAATGACTGACCTGCAGGCAGAAGCCCAAAGCCGGGAGAAGAACCAAGCAGCGGCAGCCGGCAAGA AGGTGAAGCCTCCTCCTCAGCGGGGTCTGAGCagggagctgctggctgtggagcAGGAGAACCAGAGACTGGAGGAGGAGATCCTCAGCCTCCAGCTGGCCAGGGGGCGACACCACAGTTATGAAG CAGCAGTAAGCGCCGAGCTCGAGCTGATTCAGAGGGAGCACCTCCTGCAGATTTCCAGTTTactggcagagatggagagaagcaAAGAAGCTCCCAGGCTCAGGAGacagcctcctccacctcctccacctcctcctcctcctctactcCCACTCCAAGCAAAGACTCACATTCATGCACTTCTTTCACCG CTCCACACCAGATCCGTCTCCTCTCCGCTGGGAAGATGTGTGTTGGACTCTCTGGGTCCAGCCCCCTACGATCCTGT AGCTGGGTTTGTGATTTTCTACGACCTGGTGCTGGGAGCTGATGCTTCTCTGGGGGCGCTGCGCCTGGTGGCAGCTCTCTACTCAGAAGGTCAGGAGGTGGGACCACCGACTCCGCTGCCTCCTGTCCGGTGCCTGCTGGGAGAGTCCCCGCCTTACACCCACAGCCTCACCCCTAGAAACTATGCcctcctgtcagtcaaacagccTGTCTCCAG GATCCAGCcgtcaccctccctctctctagTGGTGGAGGTGCAGGCAGCAACAGATCTGGATGCTCATGGCCACGAGGTCTTCAAACTGGCGTCCTGCGGCTGGACACGAATGGACCTCTTTGACCAATACAACCAG CTCCGTAGTGGCCACTTGAGGGTGCCAGTGCGCAGTCTGCCAGTTAGACCCTCCCTCAGCCTTGTTCAGCTGAACTCTGTTCCCCAG GTGGGCAGCatggagctgtgtgtgcgtttggTCAATGGACGAGATGGAGACGCCCAGACGCTGGCAAAGCCTGACCCAACCAGCAACAGTCACTATAAATATCCAGCTATG GTGTCCTCACATCCTGTGACGGTCCATGGAAACGCAGCTCAGCCAGTTTCAGCTCCACGGCGGCAGCTCTCGTCCCTTTTGCCCTTCACTGATCACCAAGAACCTCCACCCACAGAGGAAGCCAGTCAGAAGTGA